From the genome of Syngnathoides biaculeatus isolate LvHL_M chromosome 4, ASM1980259v1, whole genome shotgun sequence:
AGTAGCTACCACTatcattaaatgtatttttgcctCATTTTTGGATAAATAGGGGCCTACCACACTCGTGTAATATTGAGTGGACTCACGATGCTAGTACTTGGGGTATTTCTTTTAGGTAAATGTTTTAGAACCACTGCCAAACCGTTGTGTAAACAGGAATTGGTGTCAAGAACGCACGCTGATGCGATAAATCTTGACTCAGAGACGAGCTTTGTGTGTCgaggaggagctaagtttagcctgggatGTTAGAGTCCTTGTCAATCATTTGTATGCCATTTATTTTAAGGGTAATGATATTAAGATTTTACAGGATCATAATTTGAGGGATAGTTACCATTTAATTATCAATGTAGGcaactataaacattttttggggttgaAAATCAATTGCTCTTTTCACTttaataatgtttatttttttgcatcgtCAGGTTAGGAAACCTTTTATGCTGATGTGTTTTATTTACAGCGTGCACACATTACCCAAACAGTAAAACAGTGCAAATGACTAAAATGTGTATGGTTGCCTCGAGCAAGAGCCTGATTGACTATTCTCCCCCAAGTGTGCGTGCGGGTAATCGTCTATTGAGAGCGCTTTCCTTATCAGCACCGTGCACGCCGCCTGAATCCATTATCACAATGGGCCAGATCAGTGCATGCAGCCCCCTCGATTCTCCCGGTGGAGAAAAGAATTTCTGGAGTTTTTGGGCGCCAGCCGATAGGCCCCTGAGCTCTTTATCCCCTCAAAgccaattcacactcacagcgTTTAAATATCCCAGCTCAACCCCCACACAGCTTTTTCACCCCTCTCACACACTCCCGACGCCCTCCTCCAACCTGCGAGCCGGGTGGGATGCAGGTGCAGGATTGCAGGGAACGTAAGGGGGAGTGCCCGGGGTAGGAGTGGCGGTCCATTGTTGGGCTGGACAAGACCCTCTCTCCTCTGGAGCACCCTATGATGGCGGAGGCGGCTGACAATCACATGTCCTAATCTGATTATGCAAATGACTACTTCAAAAAGCAAAACGCTGTAACCCCTCAGTCCAGTGGCAAGGGGAAGCGGTCAGGGGAGGAATGTTGAGGAGAAAATTCACGATGTATGGGGGGGTCACAATGCTCTCCACGGGTGTATTGAATCCAATACAGAGTAGCCCGTGTACATAATCAAAAGTAGTAGAATGCTTGGGAAGCTTTGGGAATATTTGGAGGGAACTAATTGTTGAAATTCTTTCCCATTATTGCTTGAtgcacagcttcagctgttcaacagtctggggtctctgtcGTCGTATTTTACGGttcataatgtgccacacattttaGATGGGAGACAGGTTTGGAATGCAGGCAGGTCAGGCTAGTACCTGCcctcttttactatgaagccacgCTGTTGAATGGTGTCTGGCATTGTCTTACTGAAATAAAGAGGGGCGTCCATAAAAAAAGaggttgcttggatggcagcatatgtttttccaaaacctgtattaattaatattaatggTGCCTTTACATAGAGGTGTAAGTTCTCCATACCATTTGCACCAACATAGCCCCATAGCCTCACACTTgatggcttttgaactttgcgtccataaatatccggatggttcttttctGCTTTGGCCCGGAAGGCACGACGtccacaaaaacaatttgaaatgtggacttttcAAACCACAAAACACCTTTACAATTTGGATCAGTCCATGTTACATGAACTCGGGTCCAGAGAGCCAGTGGATATTCATAAATGAAGCCCTTGCAGGATCACACTAGATTATATACCTAAAAGCAGAACATGACGTTATGTACAATTACTCTTACACTGTTGCTGATTAATGCTTTACATCGTAGAGTTTTCATTTGCACATTCAGATGTAGCGCCCAAGATTATTTACTgatattggttttctgaagtgttcctgagcgcCTGCGGTCATATCCATTCCAAATTGATGTCAGCTTCTGATGCAGTTCCGACTaagggatcgaaggtcatgggcattaaatgttggttttcggccttgccgcATACATGCAGTGATTCTTCATATTCTCCTAAACTAtagatgatattatggaccgtaAATGATGAAATCTCAAAATTCTTTGCAATTGTACGCTGAGGAAGATTGTCCTTAAACTGATTATTTTATCACGCACTTGTTCACAGAGGTAAACATCAGCCCATCTTagcttgtgaatgactgcacatttcagggaagctccttttttaCCCAatcctgttcccaattagcctgttcacctgtgggatatctttttttgccacttatctcATCTTATTCGAAACATGATTCTTTGTATTCAATGAAATATAGGTTAAACATGATTTGCAGATTgttgtattctatttttgtttaactcaacgtccaactttattggaattgggtttgtacagACAcactaaaataatgaaatgtatttataggaaaaaaaaatataatggatCAAAGAGTGGCTCATAGCTGAGATACAGAGCATGCCTGCCAAAGTTTGatattcatttgatttgattgatttgccATGATTTATTGTTCCCTTTTGACACAAAAGAAATCCTCACAAACATGCAATCTCCTTCTAACTAATAATTAACTCAAAATAACTTCAGTCATTGATGTCACGAGTGAAAATTGTCTAAGGCCTTGCTGGAGGACTCATGTTAATTATTTGTTATACTGGCCTGTGGCTGAAGctaatatttagttttattcCTCACTCTTGAATTCAGGTGCAGACAAAGACTCTTGAGAGATCCTTGAACTGATCTGACATGGACCTTTACAGTCATCCCCTTTTTATGAGTCCAACTACAAGGCAGAGTTCAGCTTTGTCTAGTTAATGATTCATTTTCTACAAACAGCTTCTTCAATAAGCTTTGCGGTCACACCAAGACTAGACATTGGCATTACGATGCCAGGCGAGAGAGTCCCACTTTGcgccctgctgctgctgctcggtGCGGCCGCAGGCACCAACGGCGGGCGCATCTTGGTGTGGTACACCGAGGCCAGCCACTGGATCAACATGAAGCCCATGCTCGAGGCGCTGGTGGACCGCGGGCACCACGTGACCGTTCTGATCCCCAGCGCTTCACTCTTCATGAAGGCCAGTGACCAGTCCCGCTTCCACTACTTGCACTTTAATGTCTCGGTCTCTCTGGAGGAGATGGAGAGCTTCATGGAGGACTTCCTGGCATTTTCCATCTACGAAATTGACTACATGAACTACTTTCAGCTCTACGCCAAATTTGTGACCCTGATGCAACGGGACCTGGAGTGCACATTGAAGTATCTGGATGGCATAGTGAAGTCAGAGGACATAATGAGCAAGATAAAGCAGGGCAACTATGACCTCCTCCTAGCGGACCCCATCTACCCGGGCAGTGAATTGATGGCCGAAATACTGGGTATCCCGCTGGTCTACTCGCTGCGCTTCTCCATGGTGTACAACTGGGAGAGGTACTGTGGGCAGTTGCCTTCTCCACCTTCTTTTGTGCCCGCCGCAATGAGCAAACTGACTGACAAGATGAGCTTCTCCGAAAGACTGTGGAACTTCCTCTTCTATGCTTTGAACGACATTGTGATCGAATTTGCCATTTGGTCgcatatggatcaatattacACACACTACAGAGGTGAGAGACGCAAAGTAACGCACTTTGAAAACTCAAATTGAGACACAATGAAAAAGTGTGGCTTTAGAGCCTTGACCACGTGGCGCAGTATCATCGAGAACTACTGAAGGAGATGGTCACACCTCTTCAGTAAAATGCAGTatcagttgtttttttgcaaagcaTAAAGGGTATATGACTGTGAGTACAGTATTGTTATTGTGTTGTCAAATATCCGTTGCTTGAAGGGATATAACAATATGACATAAATTACAATTGTTGACTTGAATATCCCGTTTTGCTTCATTTGTTACCATTAAGCTAAGTGGAGATTCCTGAGCCAAAGTTATTTggttatttttcaaatacagaCTCTTTGTTTCAAGTTTCGTTTTACCAAAACTTTAAGTTGGAGTGACTTGAagccttttgttttccaataTGGTCACTTGCTGCCAAACTGATGCTTATTGGGCTCCAAGTTGAGTTGACTTCACTGCCACTGTACTTCGCTCACAagtcatagcaaaaaaaaaaaaaaaaaaaacaagaaatacagATGGTTGCTCAAATATCTCTTGGGGTCAGTTGTAGGTTAAGGTAAAAGTGCATCTCAAATCAAGCCAAAGTACAGTACGCCTGTTCTTTTGTCAGCCAAGAGACAGTGGCAACTTAACTTACAAATTTTACATAAAACTAAACCATGAGCCTCACctcaatgtttttgtctttttcataaCAGGCATGCCCACAAACGCCTGCGAGTTATTAGGCAGGGCAGACATCTGGCTGATAAGAACTTACTGGGACTTTGACTACCCCCGTCCTTTCCTGCCCAACTTCAAGTTTGTCGGCGGGATCCACTGCAAACCTGCCAAATCTTTACCGGAGGTAAGCCAAGGCCTGATTAGGTTTTTTTCTTACtcttcaacatccatccattttcttcatcgcttatctcatgaggatcgcggggagtgctggagcctatcccagctgtcaccaggcaggaggcagggtacatactgaactggttgccagccaatcggagggcacagagacaaacagaaacacttacattcacacctaggggcaatttagagtatcgaattaatgttgcatgtttttgggatgtgggaggaaaccgcagtgcccagagaaaacccatgcaggcacggagagaacacgcaaactccacacaggcgggtccgggattgaacccgggacctcagaactctgaggccaacgctttacccggttgatccaccgtgccgcctagtcTTCAATATGTTGGACTAAAACAATGTAATACCAACAAACCAAAATTTCTTATTGGCTGTCTTTGGCACCATTTACACTGCAGTCCGAAATctaattctgtttttcttttgtgttttaaatttcAAGATGACAGTACAACCTAAATGTGCAGATGTCAAAATTGCACATTAACATACTGCAACATGTAGTTTAACAGGGCTGGGCTGAGTCTTGCCTCTATATTACTCCATTATTTAGCTTATGGACACAGTACAACTGCATATTTATACTATATTTCTTGTATCTCATTCATTCAGGTGATAGAAATATGGACAGGTTGAAATGAGGAAACTGGggactttttgttttccttccaaACTACATAAACCTATGATAACTTCATGGATTGACATTATTGTTTTTCAAGATGGAAAGAATAGTCTTTGCATTAAGACTGCAACAAAGTGAGTTTCTGAAGAAAttcgaaaaaaaatcattttattttatagcctTCTCTGATGTTATAAAGCTGCGCCCAAGTGTTCTTGCTCTGGACTTATACCCCCCTCCATTGTATTTATAGTATGAAATAGTGGATTGACCAGTTATTAATTGCTGTAAAAGTAATGTACAACGGGATGTACTATATTGATTCAACTGTAATTTTCAGATGAACAAATGAGAATGATGTTGTGTAAATTTAATAGAAACGTGAACttaaaatcatttcattaaaagagaactggggaaaaaaagaaattcacctCATGGGTTCagctgtttctttttcttctattcaGGACATCGAAGAGTTTGTGCAGAGCTCAGGTGAAGACGGCATTGTGGTCTTCACTCTGGGATCCATGATCAAGAATGTCAGTAGCGAGAAGGCCAACATGATCGCCTCGGGCCTTGGGCAGATCCCCCAAAAGGTTGGACTTTCTTTCGTGGCATGTACAAATGGGAAAATGTAAATTCTCTGGACATAAAGTGGTGCACCTGCATGATACTAATAATAGCGTTTAAGTATCTAACTACGGTATTGGTTTATTGGCACGTCGTTCCCCGTGTGCAGGTATGCACTTTCTGAAACAACATGAGTCAATAAATCATCGCAAGTTATTTTGTGGACCCCCCTCCTCCAACTATGGCTCACGgtccccagtttgagaaccaccgATCTAAGGCACTTCACATGAGATGTATTGATTTTTAACTCTTGTTTGTAGGTGCTGTGGCGGTATAGCGGAGAAAAACCAGCTACTTTGGCCCCCAACACAAGGCTTTACGACTGGATCCCTCAGAACGACCTCCTGGGTTAGTACCTGCCATCTTTGATGCACAATCGGGTCAATCATCAAACTCCACccaccacccatccatccatccatccatccaggtcACCCCAAGACCAAAGCCTTCATCACTCATGGCGGGACCAACGGCATTTACGAGGCCATCTACCACGGGGTGCCCATGGTGGGCATTCCCATGTTTGCCGACCAGCCCGACAACATGGTCCACATGAAGGCCAAGGGCGCCGCCGTCACCGTGGACTTCAACTTCATGACCTCCGAGGACCTCAGCCGTGCTGTCAAGACCGTCATTAACGACAAGTCGTAAGTTTTTATATTCCATAGGGTCTTTATGATTTAGTCTCAAGGGGTTTCACTACTTTTgacacttatttatttttttaaagtgagtgTTATTGTTACAATAGGACAGATAGAGCAATCGATAAAACTAGATATCTTGAGTCAGTATCACCAGTCACATTAatccaaaatatttggaaattttTTTGTCCTTATTTATTGATCGCAACCTATTTTTGACAATATGCTGCTCACACGAGATTGACCGTTTGTATGATTTCATACTTGATAGGAGGCGTACACTCCAGGGAATAAACTATTTGGACAAATGATTAAAGAGTCACTTTTGCATCATGCGTCCCCCGTGTCTACAGGTACAAGGAGAACATCATGGGTCTGTCAGACATCCACCATGACCGACCCATAAGTGCCCTGGATGAGGCGGTGTTCTGGATCGAATTCACTATGAGACACAAGGGCGCCAAGCACCTCAGGGTACAGGCCCACGAACTCACATGGTACCAGTACCACAGCCTGGACGTGGCCGGATTCCTGCTCGCAGTCGTTCTGCTCTCTGCGCTTCTTTGCATCCAGACGTGCAGGTGTTGCTTACGTCGATGCTGCTGCATGAGCACGAAAAAGAAAGCGTCAAAGAAAAAGTCGGAATAAAGGAAATGCTGGCGTTGGTGCTATCGGACCTTGGATGTATTATACTCACTGGGGCACATTAGGTACACGTGGACTCGGGCGAACCAATGTGAGAGCGATCCAAAAATTAAGTGGTGATTACAAACAGCTCTCTCGCCAACAATAAACCTTGAAttatgagtgtttttttttttcatagctcaGTTGTTGATCTTTGGCTTTGCATTCTGAGGGAGTTTCAGATTGATGCCACATCTGCAAGAATATTTTGACTAGAAAAATCaatttgagatacaaatttTACACTCTGTCACGGAAATAATTAAACTTGGGTGAAGGAAACACTTTCTTCTGAATGGTGCAGCATAAAGCATTAAAGTTACACTGTATGATCTAGATCCACATATATCGGTGTACCTCATGTTGTGGACTCTTGGCCAATCAATGTATAGACCACAATGTGTTGAGTAGCAGTattgtaacaaaatattttaatatggtGGAAATCACAATCGAACTCACCTGCATGCATGACATTCAGAATCTGTAACCAATCACAAACATCACGGGTGTGGCCTAATATGCATTGCAACCCTGGGAGCTCATCAAATGTTCTTTGGCCAActcaaacagacaaacaaaaatatataaatatttaactgAACCATTGCTAACAACAAAAATTGAGGAGACCACCCACTTCAGGCATATCCTCATTCATAGTCAAACACTATTTCAGTTCTTAAACTGgcaaacaaagttaaaaaaaaaaaaaaaaaaattcatatgcatcacaatttttttgtatgtatataACTATGCAATGGAAGTTCATTGTTGTTcttatttccatcattttttgaCTTTGCCTTCTTTGCACTTCAGCAGCATGAGCTCCATGCAGGCAGCGGCATCCTCCGCTGTGTCATGACCGCAGGCTGAGAGAAACAAGAGTTTTAGACGGACACAAAACACCATTTTGTCACCAATCTGGCTCTACACTGCTGAGTCCTCTTTTATAGAGAACAAGATGTTGTTCCCTAAGAGGCTGCGTCCGGGAAAGACGCACCACTATCTTGAATGATCCTGGTCAGGTACTCTGCCGTGAGGCTGTTGAGGTTCAGCTTGTGTGGGGGCCCCAGGCGGTGGGGGAAGACCACTGCCGTGTCCACCACCATGCCGTGGAGTAACTACAAGTAGAGAGCAACAAAGCACCCTGTAGCACTAAATTTCTTACAGCAGCATCAGCTCGTATGCACTACTTACAAAAATGAGAGTCAACTTTGGGATCAAATTTGAGGTTGAGGCAAAAGTGCATTTTAACTTTTACAGGTAAACTTAATTTGACCAGTTCTAAAAACAAATGTGCAGATGTTGAAGCTTTCAACACAACTTGCAGGTCTTGAACAAGTAGCTGAGGAGCAAAATGCACGACAGGTGTTTGATCCATCATTCAATGCATTTGAACATTCTCTTCTGcacctttctgtgactcttccagtttcTATGCAACAACCTACTGAACATACTAAGCCTTGTGGCCACTTCTctctgggaaaaaaacatttacgatCAATTGCTGGGAATCATCTTGGTCTCAGGATGTCAaatgttataacgtgatttaaaaaaaaaaaaaaaaaaaaaaaaaaaaaaagaagaagactttaaataaatgaaccagGAAATACATTTGTCCTTTCATGGATCAAACGCCTGTTGGGGATTTTGCCATTCAGGTTCTGGTTAGAGGGGGAGagcaaagtacaaaaaaaacatgcttaatGAACCAAACCTTTGGTGATTAATGtattataatgaatggaaaataaattagCTGCTGGATTCACTCCAATATATATGACCAAGGCAGGTTAATCAAAAAATATGAACTCAGGTTGACCTTCCAATTGCATAagtcaaaatatttactttggcTTGTTGAGCACCATGATTACAAATAGAGGTCAATATGCTGAAATGTTGACCTGATAAGAGCTCAGGACTATATGGGGAGGTCAAAAATGGCCAACTTCATTCCAGCAACTTTCAGACTTTTCATTGTGACTAGCACGGGTGGTAAACTGACTGTAATGTCTTGACCAGTGGTGGCACCAGGACAGTTCACATTTGAATAGTTATGCTAAAGTAAGGTACAAAATAACGACTGGGGAAATCCCATCATCTTCTTTCCACCAAGCAGTAGAGTTCAGTATGCAGTTATAGGTATTACTTAGGTGAAATAAACCTTGCTAAACCACTTCTTAGCATAATATTGCCGCTGTAAAAACAGTAGTAGAGTCCTCAAAGGGAAAATCCTAGACTTGGATGTCACCAAATAATTAATAGACTTGCTCTTGTCACCCCTTCTCCTCCTGACACCATTTTGTCGCCGCTCCTCATTTGTGGAGACCAAATACACTGGACCTGTACTGCTTTGTGGAATATGAGCTCAAATTTTGGTATACAGCTCATGCATTCTTCTCATCTTTGACAGCAACACTGAAATAGCAATAATCTTCACAAATCTTATACTGCAGCTTCTCCAGCATTGGCTCTCGCAGAAAAATCCTCCCCCCATGCTTGAAAAAGGTCAGGGTCTTAGTTCATATAAACTGCTTTGtccaaaccaaaaaaagtaaTGCACTCATAGCCACTCCTATGGCTAACAAAATGAACACTGTATGATCTTGTGGTATGGGGAATCTGCGTCTTTAGCAACAATTAGCACTCCAGCACTGACATTGGGCCAAGCTACATTGTGTGCATCCATCTGTATTTGTTTCTCTGCATTTCTCCATTATCCTCCCATTTGTTTTAAAGTCTacttttacttgaaaaaaaatgtaatgtggcTGTAGTATCGTTTTGTATTACACCAGAATCCCTAGACCTCCCGCTATCTGCATTTATGTAAAGCCACTACTTGCAGAATTATAGCACACACGATTTTTGATAGTCTCGACAAACATGTCAAAGTTAGGACTAAGCAGCATTTAAATACAAGCACAGGTGGCACAAGTTggcaaaatgctgtttttccccatttgatttttttgtaattgtggcCTACAAGAattgttcataaaaataatgttattaGGTATTATTAAACCTGTAactgagccaaaaaaaaaagtaatgtcaTGtaattaggggggaaaaaaatacagtgcgGAGAAATAATGTCCAGTTCGTTCTTCATGGATTCCAGATGTAAAATTGCTATCCGCCGGGAGAAGTTGGATCTCTAaggatttactgtatttgttttggttCAATAGACGGTTGTCAactaatcaaattcaatttgtaaTTTGTGAGACTATAACACTATTTCAGAATAACAATTGGATTGTTATGCCGAAGTCATTTTTTACTGTTAACACTAATAACGAATCAGGATTTAGAGAGCAAGTGTGAGTCAAAGTGCGTgtgtataaacacacacaccttgACTCAGTTAATGCTGGGAAATACTGACGTAGTACACTGTGCTCAGATTTCTGGTTAGGCACCTGTTGTAGGAACACTGCAAATCCTAGTAGTGGGAAAGCTACTTTGTTTGGTGAAAAAATTAAACCTACTTGCACaagatgagggaaaaaaaaaaaaaaaaaaaaaaagttaaaaataaataaataaaattgcagtAAAAGCTTCCGTCACCTTCAGGGCACAAAGATCGGTTTCGAGGCCATGCCCGATCAGAACAGTGTCAGCGCTGATGAAGCTCAATAAGGT
Proteins encoded in this window:
- the LOC133499688 gene encoding UDP-glucuronosyltransferase 2A1-like; protein product: MPGERVPLCALLLLLGAAAGTNGGRILVWYTEASHWINMKPMLEALVDRGHHVTVLIPSASLFMKASDQSRFHYLHFNVSVSLEEMESFMEDFLAFSIYEIDYMNYFQLYAKFVTLMQRDLECTLKYLDGIVKSEDIMSKIKQGNYDLLLADPIYPGSELMAEILGIPLVYSLRFSMVYNWERYCGQLPSPPSFVPAAMSKLTDKMSFSERLWNFLFYALNDIVIEFAIWSHMDQYYTHYRGMPTNACELLGRADIWLIRTYWDFDYPRPFLPNFKFVGGIHCKPAKSLPEDIEEFVQSSGEDGIVVFTLGSMIKNVSSEKANMIASGLGQIPQKVLWRYSGEKPATLAPNTRLYDWIPQNDLLGHPKTKAFITHGGTNGIYEAIYHGVPMVGIPMFADQPDNMVHMKAKGAAVTVDFNFMTSEDLSRAVKTVINDKSYKENIMGLSDIHHDRPISALDEAVFWIEFTMRHKGAKHLRVQAHELTWYQYHSLDVAGFLLAVVLLSALLCIQTCRCCLRRCCCMSTKKKASKKKSE